The Phacochoerus africanus isolate WHEZ1 chromosome 3, ROS_Pafr_v1, whole genome shotgun sequence genome window below encodes:
- the GPR148 gene encoding LOW QUALITY PROTEIN: probable G-protein coupled receptor 148 (The sequence of the model RefSeq protein was modified relative to this genomic sequence to represent the inferred CDS: inserted 2 bases in 1 codon; deleted 1 base in 1 codon; substituted 1 base at 1 genomic stop codon), whose amino-acid sequence MGVQLALCPLGTTIWPASNQLIREPPCMPQGARNVSLSLRDLREPDSMLHWLFLPSTLLAAATLALSPLLLVNILWSQRLQQDPHYLLLANILLSDLAYVVFHMLISSSNLSSWALGHIACAVLSDAIFAAYTSTILSFMATMLHTYLAVAYPLHYFSFMSCEAAHKVVALIWLVAVFFPTFLIWVNKQPGCQVAWAPSLGTKPGRGPQVAVTHTCILCILFLCIALITYCFWRICAESRSLGIWVQDYSHIRVTQLIHTVLMTXYVSPVVVFSLDIVLTKYHHRGARTHMWLMTANSDVIMMLPCAVLPXLYTIHYQQLLRVVWGHFSSGRHSNIFTISQSYRLQS is encoded by the exons ATGGGGGTTCAGTTGGCACTTTGCCCCCTGGGCACAACCATCTGGCCAGCCTCCAACCAGCTCATCCGAGAGCCCCCCTGCATGCCCCAGGGAGCCAGAAAtgtctccctgagcctcagggaCCTCAGGGAGCCTGACTCCATGCTCCATTGGCTCTTCCTTCCCTCAACTCTGctggctgcagcaacactagcaCTGAGCCCCCTGCTGCTGGTGAACATCCTATGGAGCCAGAGGCTACAGCAGGACCCTCACTATCTGTTGCTGGCTAACATCCTACTCTCTGATCTGGCCTATGTTGTCTTTCACATGCTCATCTCCTCCAGCAACCTGAGTAGCTGGGCCCTGGGCCACATCGCCTGTGCTGTTCTCTCAGATGCCATCTTCGCTGCCTACACCAGCACCATCCTGTCCTTCATGGCCACCATGTTACACACCTACCTGGCAGTTGCTTATCCTCTGCATTACTTCTCCTTCATGTCCTGTGAGGCTGCCCATAAGGTGGTGGCCCTCATTTGGCTGGTGGct gtttttttccccacatttctcATTTGGGTCAACAAGCAGCCAGGATGCCAGGTTG CCTGGGCACCGAGCCTGGGCACCAAGCCAGGCAGGGGCCCCCAGGTTGCTGTCACCCACACCTGCATCTTGTGCATTCTGTTTCTGTGCATAGCTCTTATCACCTACTGCTTCTGGAGGATCTGTGCAGAGTCCAGGTCTTTGGGTATCTGGGTGCAGGACTATTCTCATATTAGGGTCACCCAACTTATCCACACAGTGCTAATGAC CTATGTTAGCCCAGTGGTGGTGTTTTCCCTGGACATTGTGCTGACCAAGTATCACCACAGAGGTGCCAGGACTCATATGTGGCTCATGACAGCCAACAGTGATGTAATCATGAtgcttccctgtgctgtgctCCCATAGCTGTACACAATCCACTACCAGCAGCTGCTGAGAGTGGTCTGGGGCCACTTCTCATCTGGGAGGCACAGCAACATCTTTACCATTTCTCAGAGCTACAGACTTCAAAGCTAA